The nucleotide window TCCAAGATGCATCATTGTCATTGTCCTTGCAATGCTTTGTCTCCAAGACACCATTAATAAATCATATTAGCATACTTGGTCACCAAGTCTTGTTactttatgatttttttcttgcTTTCTCATCAAGATACACAATAGGGCTTATGTCATCATCCTTGTCTTTTCCAAATGATTAGCACATgattgaaacaaaatatttgttcattttCCCTTGCATGTGCGCATGGCATTTCCTTTGTGATGCTTTATGGattaaatcatttaattaacCTTTCTTAATAATGAATCATATTCTTCTTGAAAGCTTGAGTATAAACATCCAAGGATACATGGCTTTAACAATGTGTGAGAATTGGACTTTCCTAGCCTTAATAAAATTCACTCAAGAGCACACATtaaataaccaaataaaattataatcttaattttaatacaatagtttgtttatcatttaaaaataatttcaaagggatttttgcttcaacaatctcccccttttttgATTGATGACAAACttcttgaaattaaaattacataAGGAGGTTTAGGATAAAAACTCCCCCTTAATTTAtgcattatattatttttggggCTCCCCCTCAAATTATGcatataatataaaatgatatgaTTATAAGATAGAAAGTTTAAAAGCATATaatcattcatttcattaatcatAATAATTCATGATTACAATTGATTCATAAAGATTAGCATAAGCATGATATTAAAATTTTCAGAGGATCAATTTGCTACATACACCATGTTTAAGCTCAAAGAAAAGATCCTGGAAATTTTTAACTAGCCAAAAGAtgaatttctttcaaaaactaAGTACTATCTAGTTTTTCCAAAAGGTTAGGCTAACAGCGGTTTGTTCAAAACGAATTGCAgactaatttcaattttgaaagcaagaaataaaaatagaagtACGAAAGAGAAACAATAACAGACAGCAGACCAAATTTGAAGACATATTCTCCCCCTTTGGTCAGCAACCAAAAAAGAAAGGGGTGTCAAGCTCAGCCTCAGCCTTAGGCTGGAGGTGGAGTGGGATCAGAATCAGTGGGCTCAACAACTAATGTAACAGGTAGAATGGAATACACAACATCAGATAAGAATAGAGGTGCAAGAGTAGGCAGAAAATTACCTAAGATCCAATAATCTATACCAAGTTTGTTGTAATCCAACCAAGTTTTGAATTACTTCAGAAATGGTAGGTCCTCTTTCAACCATAATATTTCCATAAGTAGGAACATGAGAATGTACAGGAGGTACCTTAGGACGACCATCAGAGTTAGATGATTTTGTGTTAGAAAAAGATGCATCAAAAAGAGGGCGAAGATGGCGGCGGAGATGGTGGTGGTTCGTCCTCAACATTGAGTGATGGCATGAagacattttttattcttaccatttgcagaaaaaaaaatggagagaagAGAAAGGAAAGGAGGGTTCGGCGATGgaagagagaggaagaggaaatgTTGTATTTTTAGGACAAAAGTTTTTCAATACATAAGAAAGGgaagaaatataaataattaataaaagctaatgatgaaaaaaaaaaaattaaccaaactcgtgagagagagaaggttgggaaaggttaaaaaaaaaattatgtaaaaggAATAATTTGAAAAGATTAAGAGTGGTTTTGGAGACACTCCAAAAAGAaaggttttggagagaagtgACAAAAAGGTGGTTTTTAAAGACATggatttaaaaatattgaacttAGGTGTAGTAAATATATTAATCCTCTATTTTAATGttggaaaaaaatataagtacactaaataaattattctaGTAAAGACAAACTAATGACATATAATTTATCtctcaaaaaaactaaacctatCTTATACCAAaggtttggtaaaaaaaaaattcgagtTGATTTTCAGTATTAAcgaaaatcaattcaatttctcCTTTTTTGAACATGATCTCTGATAGTTTAGATCTAgaatgatgaattgaatttttagaCAGATTTATAGCATTGGTATTATCACAAAGAATAGGAATTTTTTGTGTACCTTATTGAGTAATCTTCCAGCTGATTTTTTTATCCATAATACCTGAGAGCAACTGCTTGCAGCATTTTCATCCAGTCTATTTCTGAACACGcatcttgttccaatgatggtttCGTCTTGAGGTTCAGGTACCAAATTCCATACTTTGTTTCTCTCAAATTGAGAAAGCTCTTCAGTCATGGCTTCAATCCATGATTGATTAGTGATAACTTCATTTATGGATTTTGGCTCTATTTGAGAAATCAAAGCCATATTTGATTTGTCTTGTTATGATGATCTTGTTCTTACTTTATCAGCAGTGTCACAAATGATTAACTCTTTAGGATGATCAACAACTGATTTCCAGCTTGGACGAATGGAAAAGATGAATCTGGTTCGTCTTCAACCTTTTGTTTTGATATATCAGAAGTTTGTTGATGGCTAGAATGATGATGTTCATCTTCATACTCATTTACACTTTGATTTTAGCTTTATCATTGTTGCCAAAAGTTACTGATCCTTCATATCTTTCTTCAAAGGATAGAAAACAGTCTTTATCccctgtcatatgccttgagCAACCACTCTCCAAGTACCAATGCCTTTTCTTGGTTGCCAGCATACATTCCTGTATCAGAGGTTAGCAGTAATTTTGGTACCCATATAGATTTGGGTCCTTGAGGGTTAGTGTTCTtgaaactttttgtttttactgTAACATTTGGATTCATGATGTCCAAATTTATTGCAGTAGgaacattttctctttttcttaacATGACAGTTTGATTCTTGATGGTTTGGTTTTCTAcaatcataatattttattttgatattttctttCTGAAAGCAGTTATCCTCAGTATGACCGTGTTTTCTACTAAAAGTGCACTCATTTCTAATTTTAGGAACTAATACTTTTTGATCCTACTTaggaataaaaaagtttttatacattttttgtttctttgaagTGTTAAAACCTATCCCTGCTTTATCAAACATTCCAGCTTGAGATcccataattttttgaaatgtttcGGTAGATTTAACAAAGCTACTGATGTCATTAGTTAACTCTCCTACTTGAGTTTTCAAAGAgttgttttcttcttcaaaagtTTCAGTTGTTTGTTCAAAAATGGTAATATCATTTGTAAGTTCCTCTACTTGAATTTTTAatgaatcattttctttttcaaaagtttccagaggtaaagtatttaaaacatatttttgttcAGACAATTTGAGATTAGCTAACTTTAGATTTTGAATGGTTTGAAGATATTCTTCATTCCGTTTTTGTAGCTCctcattttgtttctttatttcaaTAAGTTGATCTCTTTGAGataaacatttttgaaataaagttTCTGAATCTTTTAAGAAGTTatcaaaaataatttctatCTTTTTACAAGAAAAGCAAGAGTTTGAAAAAGTTACCTCTTCTGCATCATCTTTTGCCATGAGACATAAGTTTGCTTCTTCAACCTCTATTCCATCATTTGATTTCTTTCTCTGTCGTGGCTTATATTCCATGAGGATTGATTCATGAGCTCTTAAAGAGCCTACCAATTCCTCAAGTTGAAGCTCTTTAAGATTCTTAGCTTGTGTGATTGCCGTAACCATTGGTCTCCAAAGTTTTGGAAGACTTCTCATAATTTTTCTAATTCTCTCGTGGGTTGTGTATGTTTTTCCAAGAGAGCGTAATTCTTTTACAATGATTGTTAATCTTGCAAAcatctcatcaatggtttcactTTCTTTCATCTCGAAGGTTTCAAATTTCTTAACTCCCATGTCTATTCTTTCTTCCTTGACATGACTTGTTCCTTCATGATGAATTTTTAAGGCTTCCCATATCTCTGTAGCAGTTGTACATTCTTCTACTCTATCATATTCTTCCCTGCTTAAAGCACATGTTAGAAAAAGTTGAGCTTTAGAGTTTAAGAGTACCTTTTCGTTTTCTTCTTTTGACCATTCGGATTGTGGCTTTACTACtgaagttgatgttgttgtagCAGTTGTCATTGGAACAAAGTTTCCACTTTCAACAACAGGCCACATATAATTATCTTGAGACATTAGAAATAATCTCATCTTTCCTTTCCAATAGTAGTAGTCTGTTCCATCGAAGTATGGAGGTCTAATTGATGATCCTCCATCAGGTACGAACTTtgacattttcttcttcctggATCTTTTCCTCTTACACTGTTAAGTGCTCTAACCTTGGAGGCagagctctgataccaattgaagttgAAGTAAATGTCActagaaggggggttgaatagtgaccctttaaaaatttctCTGTACTCTTAGAGAGTTTGAACTCTCAAGACTTTGCTTAGAGTAAGATGATTAGTAAAACAATAAGTAAATATGtaatactaaaataaacaaagCAGAAAGTAAAGAGTAGAGTTTAAGAGAGATCACACAGagaagttatcctggttccccCAATATGAGTTAGTCCAGTCCCCACAGAGATTATCCACTAGTTCTTGGGAGTTTCTTCCTCCTCTTTgcaatgtgcaaaacaatatgtattctctaagcctcaccaGGCTTACAGGATATACATTACTTTTCAACTTTGGATATATCCTTCCTCTCACTTTCTTGAATCGTGAGTATCTTCATCTTGGATGTATGATAAAACAGATGAGACTATAGTTTGTGTACTGATAATCTACAAAATTGATCATGTAGCACTTGGGAAGCATCAAACTGTTATACCAGATGAATCTCAAAGCAATGAGCAAATTGGTGGCATCCGGAAAAGAACTAACGTATTGAAATTCATAAACGATAGTTTTTCAAAGCTCTCAAATAAAGGTACTTTTATCTCATAACTACCGACAATGTAGTAAGGTctactccttccgtcccaaattataaacaaaacaatctcATTTTGCCTTTATTGTGCTCCACACCTAGTCGCCTAATTGCGGCATTTGAGTTTTCTTCATTGCAATCTCCAACATCTGCATTGTGTTGGGTTTAAAGGGTTGGATTTAGTCCCTAACCTTACAAGccagttttgtaaggatgagttaggcctagTATAAAATCTAAGgatgcgtttgatttgctaaacaTGAAGTATTGAACAGGACAACACACCACAAACTTTGATGGTATTGAATGATTTTCGGTCTTATAAGGTTTCTTGTTGTCcaatccttcattttttagcagatcaaatcaaacgcaccctaagAGTCTAGatgagtaattttttattttcaatttacagAACACCTTATGGATAACATTGGAGCTACTTCACAGTGATAAAAGGAGAAAGTAGAAGTGGAAGCATCTCTCCTAGTAGACAAGAAATAGCTGCAGAAACAAATCATAGTAGGAAAATGGGAATGGTTCTTCCTTTTGAACCACATTCTATAACCTTTGATGAAGTTACATATTCTCTAGACATGCCACAGGTAATGTAGAAACCAAATGAATAAAAAGTTATATTTCGTTACACTGTCAGTGTAAAAAGCAAATCATACTCAATTACACGTGACTTTAGGAATAGTTATTGTTAACAATACAgctacaaaataaataaagagagaatGGGAACGACAATGGAGGCAAGGGTTTCATAGAATAGTATTAGCTTGACATTACAAAAGGATACaagggaatatatatatatatatatatatatatatatatatatatatatatatatatatatatatatatatatatatatatatatatatataatttctaaTGGGCTGCTTACTTAGTAATACAAAGGTCCAAAGACTTAAGCTCAATGCTTTATTATCTAACGGTTATAATTGATTGATTGTATAAAATGTTTTAAACGAATTTTGTTTACGAATTGAATCCCAatataaattggaaaaaaattatcatattgAACTTTCAAACCATTGTTGTGAAGTATATATTATCAAATACTTGGACTGGATTTGCAGGAAATGAGAAACCGAGGCGTTCATGAAGATAAGTTAGTTCTTTTGAAGGGTGTAAGTGGAGCTTTCAGACCAGGTATTCTCACTACTCTGATGGGCATCACTGGTGCTGGAAAAACAACTCTGATGGATGTGCTTTCTGGTAGAAAAACCGGTGGATATATTGGTGGGAACATCACAATTTCTGGCAATCCAAAAAAGCAAGAAACCTTTGCAAGAATTTCTGGATACTGTGAGCAAACTGATATCCATTCTCCTTATGTTACTGTCTATGAATCTTTGCTCTATTCAGGATGGCTCCGGTTGTCCCAAGACATCAATGCTGATACCAGAAAGGTTAGTATTTTAATCACTTGAGATTTTACCATTCATTGGAATTATTATGTTTAAgtttgaaaataacttatgcTTGAAGATGTTCATTGAGGAAGTCATGGAACTTGTGGAACTGAAACCACTGCGAAATGCATTAGTAGGACTTCCTGGTGTTAGTGGTCTCTCAACGGAGCAGCGCAAAAGGCTGACTGTTGTAGTTGAGTTGGTTGCTAATCCTTCAATAATATACATGGATGAGCCAACTTCTGGGCTAGATGCAAGGGCTGCAGCAGTAGTGATGAGAACAGTTAGAAACACAGTAGACACTGGAAGAACAGTTGTTTGTACAATCCACCAGCCTAgcatttatatatttgaatctTTTGATGAGGTGAAAActcaagaaattaaaaataaaaatttgtttgttcTCTTCCATTACAATATATCAagtttctaatatttttctcataataaAATGCAGCTTTTGCTACTTAAGCAAGGAGGGCAAGAGATATATGTGGGCCCACTTGGACATAATTCTTCCAATTTAATCAATCACTTTGAGGTAGGTAGAATatatattgttgtgaattcggactcaaaactcacaccaatgaaactatgatgtgtggagcaaaggaaaatAGTAATCAATATCAAAGTAAACAcaagcaataacaacaataacaacacctagatctaatctaagaatcaaagtgaaaagcacaaaaccacaaacaaaagataaagagagaagagaaacaaacacaccaaagattatTGACCCAGTTCAGTCCAACTTGATCTACTCtggggagagattgatctctccaatccactatcaatgggTTTTTctaaagagatacaaatgggttacaagaaattaacttCAACAAGCTCACATAGAACAACCATAGCATCAAACAACACTCGCTTGGGAAGACTTTAACCATGAACAGGGACGAAGTCGAAGAAGACCCAAGTGAAGATGAAGGTACTGAAGCTTTTGCAACCGAAGGTACTGAAGCTTTTGAAGTCAAGAGTATTGAAGCCTTTGAAGAGGAGGGTACTGATGCTCTCCAAAGAAAAGTACATTCCACAACACGAGTAGATCAAGGTCAAGATGGAAGTTGATAGATAAgtggcaagtgtaccaataactatcgaagtagtaataaatatCATTCCATAAGGACTGTATTAATTCCAATTATAGCAAATACGTTATTAGTTTAGGATATATATAAGTAGTTTTGGTTGCCCTAGGCAGTAGATGATTGGAGATGAATGATTAAGCCGATGAATCCGCTATTGCTTTATATGAGTAGTTTACCTCCCTTTATTCCTAATTACTATTCaatctttacgacaaattaactaagtagtgtaacgccctagttgttattttattatttttagaattgttTAGAGTCTTTTgggtgtttttaattaatttatgtgatttatgtagtgtgtagtatttatttatataacttatttaatataattagaataataaaaataatagaattatttaggaggttagggattaattagaaattaataataataagggaggttttaatgaaaaatgggaagttatagttttgagaagttaaggaaagaaaagtcagaaaCAGTTTTAACGTGAAAGCAAGTGGGAGAGGAAAAAAAAGCTAGgcaagggagaagaccaagagagaagagattAGGAATTGATTTGCTGCACTTTatctttgcaattctaaggtaagggtgggattatctttcaatagttataatatatgatttatgaaaaattaatcaatttaactgttcttaaggtaaaattgggaaatttagggttaatgatGATTCTGAAGAAAATGTGTAAGAATCAGGTTTATAATGTTGTATTTGATGATTAGTATGATTTCCTAATCTATATTGTTGATATTGATCATAATTTGGAGTAAAATTAGAATATGATAGATGAATTTTGGAAGTTCTGAATGAATGTTTGATTGgagttaattgttgttgttgatgctaaTTTACTGTTTCTTTGATGTCTGGTTGTATATAGGACTCGTAAACATTTCAggaaaacattttgggtgatcaggggattaaaattgggtttttggagtgaggagaagtctgaaaatcgtagctgttaccctgcccagatgagtggtcgcttaagcgaacatcccATCGCTTAAGCGAGCGATCACGATCGCCACCCAGATTTTGCTGAagccaggtcgcttaagcgaccagtgaGCGAGCCGTAAGCGTAGAATTAATTTAGATACGACATTgtgttcgcttaagcaaactgcgagcgaaccgtgagcgagcgAGGACCTCAACCTTGTGtgagctggtcgcttaagcgagctactcgtcgcttaagcgaactgagtgtAGTCAGCCCTTTTCTGAATTTTGCTTCGTGCACAAGGTAACTTTGTGAGTACTTCTAGGTGTTTCCTCTAGCTTGTATGACCTTTGTATAGACATAAAATCCTACTTATTTCATGATGATATTTAGTTGGTTAACTTTGTGAATTTTGAAGATATTGGAATACTTGAATCAAGTGaatgaacatgttgcattaaggagtggtgagtcatatgagtacatatgcattagtcgttgagttgtatgtagatatacactagtggagtcagttgcataagcataaaaatgatgttatgatgaggacttcggtcctggaacgccttgtcgttcaaaatgatggaacactatgtgttcaaaacgatgttatgatgaggactcatgtcctgataaaataatgctttaaccattctataaagatgagagcttcggctctgttatggtaccacatgcatagttgcattgttgaggagtcttagtagagttgtcatgtcttgcatgagtcttagaagTGAAGTCGAGTGGTCGCATGAATCATTGTTACTATTGCCATTATTGTTGGATGATGAAGTTGTTAATGATGCTATATTATGACTgctgaatgattatgatgatagggtgttagatttatttatgttattatatattatcattattgtttgagaatctcaccccttctgcttgaaaatgttgcctttccaatgggtaacttgcaggtgatcctgagtagtaggtggtggctcacagtgtctagggctccgatacgtgggatgggatttttttgcttgaattctttcctatgtatcaattttaaaatattactgatgtagccctttggtGATCGACTTTTATGTTAAAatggcttttatgccaagaataaTTATTGTAGACTGAATGATGTTGCAAACaatccgctgcgagtttaatgacaattttatgaacGACGTctgattaaatagattttttttatatactctctatttagtaaattttaaatgaagaaatgtagCATGCCTgttatgattactctgattattgatgtattattattaattaaattgattttgggaaacggggtgttacaagtagttttgatcaatctcttgactcaaaaccct belongs to Medicago truncatula cultivar Jemalong A17 chromosome 6, MtrunA17r5.0-ANR, whole genome shotgun sequence and includes:
- the LOC120576057 gene encoding pleiotropic drug resistance protein 1-like, whose translation is MGMVLPFEPHSITFDEVTYSLDMPQEMRNRGVHEDKLVLLKGVSGAFRPGILTTLMGITGAGKTTLMDVLSGRKTGGYIGGNITISGNPKKQETFARISGYCEQTDIHSPYVTVYESLLYSGWLRLSQDINADTRKVSILIT
- the LOC120576058 gene encoding ABC transporter G family member 35 produces the protein MFIEEVMELVELKPLRNALVGLPGVSGLSTEQRKRLTVVVELVANPSIIYMDEPTSGLDARAAAVVMRTVRNTVDTGRTVVCTIHQPSIYIFESFDELLLLKQGGQEIYVGPLGHNSSNLINHFENNHSIKQHSLGKTLTMNRDEVEEDPSEDEGTEAFATEGTEAFEVKSIEAFEEEGTDALQRKVHSTTRVDQGQDGS